From Nicotiana tabacum cultivar K326 chromosome 22, ASM71507v2, whole genome shotgun sequence, one genomic window encodes:
- the LOC107811089 gene encoding uncharacterized protein LOC107811089 isoform X2 yields MMLCSAFRTQIQTWLRDYDRIQSFAVILIYVQIGCAMIGSLGALYNGVSLINLGIGLFALVAIESSSQSLGRTYALLLFCAILLDVSWFFLFASEIWNISSTIYGTFVIFSVKLTLSMQIIGFCVRLSSSLLWIQMYRLGVSYIESSVPREADVDMRNSFLNPATPLTRQPSNSDDALGGSVYDPAYYSSLFEDGKDETYFCRDENAARSPYHV; encoded by the exons ATGATGCTTTGTTCTGCATTTAGAACTCAGATACAGACGTGGCTTCGTGATTATGACAGGATTCAATCCTTTGCTGTTATTCTCATCTATGTTCAg ATTGGTTGTGCGATGATTGGATCTCTTGGGGCATTATACAACGGCGTTTCACTAATCAATTTAGGGATTGGGTTATTCGCATTGGTGGCTATTGAGAGTAGCAGTCAGAGTCTTGGTAGAACTTACGCTCTCCTTCTCTTCTGTGCCATCTTACTCGACGTTTCTTGGTTCTTTCTTTTCGCATCCGAAATCTG GAATATTTCGTCTACAATTTATGGAACCTTTGTTATCTTCTCGGTGAAACTCACTCTCTCCATGcaaattattggattttgtgtgAGATTATCATCTTCACTATTGTGGATTCAAATGTATAGGCTGGGTGTTTCTTATATAGAGAGTTCAGTTCCCCGAGAAGCAGATGTTGATATGAGAAACAGTTTTCTCAATCCTGCAACTCCCTTAACTAGACAGCCATCCAATTCTGATGATGCTCTAGGTGGTTCTGTATATGATCCTGCATATTATTCCTCCTTGTTCGAAGACGGTAAAGACGAAACATATTTTTGCAGG